The genomic segment ATCTTTGGACGTACCTGTTCCATGAGCCGTTTCTCGACTACGAGAAGTTCAAGGCCACCATCGACGAATGGAGAGTCTCCGCGGACCCCCTGTTCTTCGCCGTCTTGTCCGGCCCCGCGTCGGACCCGGCATCCGAGCCGGTGGGGATCATGTCGTACTTGTCCATCGTGCCGGACCACAGGCGAATCGAGATCGGTTTCATCGTCTTTGGCGAGCAGCTCAAGCAGACGCGGGCTTCGACCGAGGCGCAGTACCTCCTGATGAAGAATGCCTTTGAAGAATTGGGCAATTTTCGGCTGGAGTGGAAGGCCAACCACCTCAACAAGGCAagccgggcggcggccgagcgTCTGGGCTACGTGTTTGAGGGTGTCTTCAGGTAAGAAGTTGCTGATTTGTGCGAATGGGGGGGACGAGGGGCATCTGCTGATGTTTGACAGAAAACACCTGGTCATCAAGGGCAGACGCAGAGATACGGTCTGGCTCAGCATTACCGATGAGGAGTGGCCGACTGTCAAGGGCGGGCTCGAGGCTTGGTTGAGCGCGGACAACTTTGACGAGAACGGCAAACAGCGAAAGGGGTTGAAACAATGCAGGGAGGCATTTGAGGCGGGAGGCAAGTCATAACTGGAAATGTCGTCGACTTGAAGAAGAGGCGATCGTTTGGTGGGAGTCATATTTAGAAGGGATTTGGCAGCTCGCGCGTCACCCGGCCGAGGTCTTTGGTTGTGAAGATGCATGTGAGACGTAAACTGAACTACCAAGCCAATGCAAACATACAGACCTTCCAGCAACTGTCGAGAAATAAAACAAACGGATATGCACACAGCACCTGCCCCAGTCTCGACCGCTCGCCCCCAATACCACCGAAAAGCCGTCGACGGAAATGCGTCACGTCCGAAGCGGCCGGATCTTGGCTTTGATGATCTTGCAGCTCCCCCGCATTCTGAGCACTGCCTAAGACTGGACAAAAGATCGATCATCGGTAGTTGCGGGGATTCAGGCTAAATGGAAACAATCCTCCGAACAGTGACCGCCGGCTCCCACAGCATCCGGTCACTTCGGAAAAGCGCCGTCACGCCGCCCCCGTGATCTCTTCCCCGGTCTCCGACGGTTACGAGAAGCATCCTGCAAGTGAACGCTGACGGACATGTCTTGATGCAGGTTTTCCACCGACGCTGCGGGGTTGAACCGGTGTTTCGAGCTTGAAGCATTCCTCTAAAGCCTTTAAATGAGGAAGACGTTGTCCTGTGGCTTCAGTCAGACGCGGGTGGTTGTTGACATCGTCAGAAGTCTCTTCACAGGCTCTTCAAGATGAGATTTGGACTCATCGCCTCGGTCGTGGCCCTCTTCGGGGTCGGCCAGGCGCAAAACTCAACCTTTCAGAACCCCATCATCAGCGGCTTCAACCCAGACCCAAGCTGCGTCTTCGTCCCGGAGCTCAACAACACCTTCTTCTGCGCGACGTCGAGCTTCCTCGCTTTCCCCGGCCTCCCCGTCCACGCCAGCAGAGACCTCGTGCACTGGAAGCACGTCTCCAACGCCTTCGGCCGCGCCGACCAGCTCCCGGGACTGGCCTTCCTGCCCAAGGCCACCAGCGGCATCTACGCGCCGACGCTGCGCTTTCACGAGGGCGTCTTCTACCTGCTCTGCACGCTCGTCAACCAGCAGCTACCCAGAACCAACGACAGCCGCTGGGACAACTTCGTCCTCACCTCGACGGACCCCTACAGCTCCGACGCCTGGTCCGACCCCGTGCACTTCAGCTTCCCCGGCTTCGACCCGTCACCCTtctgggacgacgacggcaagacgTACGTCTCGGGCGCCCACACAGCCGCCTACTACCCTGGCATCATGCACGCGCCGCTCGACCTGGCGACGGGCGAGATCGGGGATATCATCATGCCCTGGAACGGCACCGGCGGGCGCTCGCCCGAGGCCCCTCACATCTGGAAGCGCGACGGGTACTActacctcctcctcgccgagggcggcacgaGAGAGAACCACATGGTGACCATGGCGCGGTCAAGGAGCCTCGAAGGCCCCTAcgacccggcgccggcaaaCCCGCTCCTCACGTCGGCCAACGACACGAGCTCCTACTTCCAGGCCGTCGGCCACGCGGACCTCTTCCAGGATGCCGCCGGTCAGTGGTGGGCGGTTGCCCTCGCAgtccgcgccggcggctccTACGGCCAGGACCCGGGCGCCTACTTCGGCAACCTGCCCATGGGCCGCGAGACGGTCCTCACCCCAGTGACCTGGAACGAGGGCGAGTTCCCCGTCTTCACGCCCGTCACCGGCGACGTCTCTGGCTGGCCTCTCCCGCCCGAGGCCATCCTCGAAGAGGGGGAAGGCCAGCTCAGCGAcgcggacgacgtcgtcacTTTCGCCCCGGGCACCGGCCTCCCCATCCACTTCATCCATTGGCGCCTCCCCAAGACACGGAACTACGCCGTCTCGCCCCCGGGCCACTGGAACACGCTGGCCCTCAAGTCATCGGTCCTCAACCTCACAGCCTTCGACGCCGActtcgccctcggccgcggccagaCCTTTGTCGGGCGGCGCATGGCCCACTCGCTCTTCCGGTTtcgcgtcgacgtcgactgGGCCGGGTCCctgaccaaggaggagatggaggtcGGCGTGTCCATCATCCAGGACCAGGCCCAGCATttcgacctcggcatcgtcgcgcTAAAGGCCAACGGGGACAACGGCAGCGGAGACCTCCGGCCGCATCTGCGGTTCCGCGGCATCTCGGAGACGCCGTACCGGGCGACGGAGAACCCGCCGAACGAGGTGTTCCCGCTGCCCGACGGCTGGGCCGGGAAGAAGCTCTCTCTGCAGATCGAGGCGGTCAACAGCACCCACTTTGCCTTCTCGGCTGGTCTTGCtggcccggcggcggagtcTGAGCTGAGGGTCTTTGGCCACTGCAAGGGGACCGAGTTGGTTCCTTACTACTCTGGTGAGTAATGTTGTTCCTGTGCAATGTGTatttgtgtgtatgtgtttgTCGGATGACTAACGAGATGCAGGTGTCGCGGTTGGCGTCTACGCGACTTCCAACGGGAAGCATGGCGAACAGGCGTTCGAGACCTACATATCCAACTGGCGGTACACGGGAATAAGGCAGCTGAGGAGTCAGGCGGACGTTGATGACGCTGATGGCGCGGTATAAGGTTCGGGATACGGAAGTTGCAATGTGTCTGTCCTTGGAGAGGACTCTTTAACTGAGACCTTTTATTTCAACCAGAATAATACTTTGCTATAATCGAGCCGCGACATATTGCCAACAAATTGTGTTCATGAGTCCGAGGTTGAAAAGATGCTCTGTCAATACGCTTCAAGTATAACCGGGGGACTCTGGCTACAGCTTTTCGTCCCTAAAAGCAGGTCAGGATGCAAAGCCATACGCCCTGGCAAAGTTGCCCATTTCTCCCAGTCTGGGAAACAGGTCCATGCCTTTGATCTACAAAACCATGATTGTCATCCTCCATAGCAGGTTTTAGCTTTATCGCCATGAATCTACGATAGGGAACAAATCAAGGACCTCGGCAAGTCAGCATAAGGGTTTGTTTAGTCCGTTCCTCTCACATGTCTCCTTAGTCGATCAGATATGATCGGCCAAAACCATCGACAACATGCGAGCTGCCCGCCAAGACAAGGGTTCCTTGACCCCTGCTCCCCCGCCAATACCACCCTGCGACCGCTGGTCGCATTGTCCGCAAAGATGAAGAGACAGACGCTGGTCGAAGCTCGGGACGGTCGGACGTCCAGGGTGAAACGTCAAAACTCTAACAATGGTGCGTGATTGATCTATAAAGAGAGAACGCGTCGCGATCCCGGAGCCTGCGGGCGACAGCTCCTCTACATCCATCCCCTCACCATAGCTACTTACCAGATAGTAAACCGTCAAATAAtaaggaaaaagaaaaagaagaaattACCTGAAGCCCTACCAGACAACATGGGCGGCAGCAACTTCCAGCCGGACACCGACATTCCGGACCTCGCCGGCaaagtcgtcctcgtcacgggcggcaacgccggcctcgggctcgagaCGGTCCGGCAGATCGCTAAGCACAACCCGGCGCACATCTACCTCGCGGCCCGCTCCCGCGAGAAGGGggaggccgccatcgaggccctcaagaaggagaacggcgcggcggcgcccatCTCGCACCTCCCGCTGGACCTCGCGTCGTTCGAGagcgtcaaggccgccgccaagcagTTCctcgcgtcgtcgtcgcgcctcgacctcctcgtcaacaacgccggcatcatgtcgacgcccgagggcctcaccgccgacggctACGAGGTCCAGTTCGGCACCAACCACATGGGCCACGCCCTCCTCacccgcctcctcctcccgacGCTCTCGCGGACGGCCGCCGAAAACCCGGACGTGcgcgtcgtcttcctctcctcaGCGGCCGAGGGCTGGGCGCCCGCCGACACATACcgcctcgacaagctcaagaCGACCATGCCCGAGACGGCGAGCCGGTACCGATACGGCATCTCCAAGGTGGCCAACATCCACTACGCGGCGGCGCTCGCCGAGCGGCACCCGGAGGTTAAGGTCGTCAGCGTGCACCCGGGCATCGTGTCGACGAACCTCGCCGACACGCTCATCAGCAACTCCAACGCCGTGCTGGGCACGCTGCTGTGGGCGGCCACCAAGGTCATATGCGTGAGCCCGCAGAAGGGCGCGCTGAACCAGCTGTGGGCGTCGTTCCACCCGGACGTCAAGACGGGCGAGTTCTACCaccccgtcggcgtcgcgggcaAGGGCACGCCGCTGAGCCAGAACGCCGAGCAGAGGGAGAAGCTGTGGCAGTGgaccgaggacgagatccGGAGCCACCTGTGAGTGGTGTGTGAGACGTGGGTGGGTTAAAGTCGAGCCTCGGGTGGGAGTGTGATGATATCCACATGCGGTGAGcagaaagaaggagaagcgaAGAAAAATAAAATTGGACTCAACCAAGACTcggaggaaagaaaaagagaagagccCACCAAGTCCCGAACAAGCTCTTCTTACCAttgctttttttttcacTATTAGCGTAATGCGGAGACATGATTAAAGTGCGTCCCAAGTCCGGCAGTTTCATGTAGGTTGAATTCTCCATGGCCAGACTCGCGCGTGTAAGCCTCGTTCTCCCAACTTGTTCCTGCATGAACGCTACCAAGACGGTTCCCGTTTGCCGGTGGAAATTACACGGGCGAGCTGCCCGGCTTGCTCGAGTCGGATGGAGCCAGCGGGTAGCTCGTGCTTGAATCAGCAACCCTCCGGCGCTAATACACACATCGAGACCGAGAGATAGGGAGAGAtagagagggggagaagggagcgTACGAAAAGTCGGAAAGTTGGAGGATCCATATCGCGTGTGGTGTTCCGCTTAGCGGATTCTAACAGCATCCATCTCCTCTTCCGTCGAGCAGGGTTTGTTTACACTTCCCCCCGTCCATCCACAGAGTTGGCCGAGAGGGCATGGAAGACTTCACTCAGCAATCTGTATGCATCTCCTCTTCCGACAAGCAGAAGCAATCCCCGCCCTTCATCCTCCTTCGTTTAGAGACCATAACACTATGTCGCCCTTCAAAAGACAGGAGAACATGGCCAAACAAGAGGCGGCAaccaaccaccacccccccttgAGCCTCACATACGTCCCACCAACAGATAACAGAGGCGAGTTTCCGCGTCAGTCCGTATCCGccaaaagggggggagggaggggggagcagAGACAGGATGAGAGAGGCTCTGGCCCCACAAGGCAGACGGCTCGTCGGATGTCTAGCGCCCCTTCGGTTGCAATTAGGGCTTTTAAGGTTAACCATGCCACTTCCGCCTCATGTCCGGCTTCTCCGAgggtggtgggaggggagggttcGTCGCGCAATTCTTAACGGGACGTCAGAGAGGGTAAATCGAGAGACATCCTGTTGGACGCCCAGAACATCGGGTTAGACCGACAGAACGTTGTTTGCGTTGTAGTAGTCGCAAATGTCTTAAATGTCTTCGCAAGAGGTCTCTTCAACCACCCatccaaccaaccaa from the Colletotrichum destructivum chromosome 10, complete sequence genome contains:
- a CDS encoding Putative GNAT domain, acyl-CoA N-acyltransferase; this encodes MDLPVGPPVPSGPATSPARTPLLGRYTALVPLETSHSEILFKHLGGEENAHLWTYLFHEPFLDYEKFKATIDEWRVSADPLFFAVLSGPASDPASEPVGIMSYLSIVPDHRRIEIGFIVFGEQLKQTRASTEAQYLLMKNAFEELGNFRLEWKANHLNKASRAAAERLGYVFEGVFRKHLVIKGRRRDTVWLSITDEEWPTVKGGLEAWLSADNFDENGKQRKGLKQCREAFEAGGKS
- a CDS encoding Putative glycoside hydrolase, family 43, concanavalin A-like lectin/glucanase domain superfamily encodes the protein MRFGLIASVVALFGVGQAQNSTFQNPIISGFNPDPSCVFVPELNNTFFCATSSFLAFPGLPVHASRDLVHWKHVSNAFGRADQLPGLAFLPKATSGIYAPTLRFHEGVFYLLCTLVNQQLPRTNDSRWDNFVLTSTDPYSSDAWSDPVHFSFPGFDPSPFWDDDGKTYVSGAHTAAYYPGIMHAPLDLATGEIGDIIMPWNGTGGRSPEAPHIWKRDGYYYLLLAEGGTRENHMVTMARSRSLEGPYDPAPANPLLTSANDTSSYFQAVGHADLFQDAAGQWWAVALAVRAGGSYGQDPGAYFGNLPMGRETVLTPVTWNEGEFPVFTPVTGDVSGWPLPPEAILEEGEGQLSDADDVVTFAPGTGLPIHFIHWRLPKTRNYAVSPPGHWNTLALKSSVLNLTAFDADFALGRGQTFVGRRMAHSLFRFRVDVDWAGSLTKEEMEVGVSIIQDQAQHFDLGIVALKANGDNGSGDLRPHLRFRGISETPYRATENPPNEVFPLPDGWAGKKLSLQIEAVNSTHFAFSAGLAGPAAESELRVFGHCKGTELVPYYSGVAVGVYATSNGKHGEQAFETYISNWRYTGIRQLRSQADVDDADGAV
- a CDS encoding Putative short-chain dehydrogenase/reductase SDR, NAD(P)-binding domain superfamily — encoded protein: MGGSNFQPDTDIPDLAGKVVLVTGGNAGLGLETVRQIAKHNPAHIYLAARSREKGEAAIEALKKENGAAAPISHLPLDLASFESVKAAAKQFLASSSRLDLLVNNAGIMSTPEGLTADGYEVQFGTNHMGHALLTRLLLPTLSRTAAENPDVRVVFLSSAAEGWAPADTYRLDKLKTTMPETASRYRYGISKVANIHYAAALAERHPEVKVVSVHPGIVSTNLADTLISNSNAVLGTLLWAATKVICVSPQKGALNQLWASFHPDVKTGEFYHPVGVAGKGTPLSQNAEQREKLWQWTEDEIRSHL